The DNA sequence GAAAACAGGCATACTCCATTCCACGACGCTTCTTCATGGGAACATATGCAGGCGAAGGTGATACCTTCTCAATTTCCTGCTCAGCGGCAAAGTCGAGGAGTACACTGCGCTCCCTGTTCTTCTGGCGAAAGTAATCGGCCAGAACAGACTTGAGAACAATCCGCAGCCAACCAACCGGTGCGCGTGGATCTCGTATTTGGGCGGACTTCAAAAGCACTCTCACGCAGAAGTCTTGCAATACGTCCTCTGCATCATCGCGGTTGCCAATGTTTGTCTGCAGATACCTCAGGAATTCATCCCGGTGGAGCTCCAAAGCCTTGGACACTGATGGATCGAGCGGTCTTCCTGCCTTTACATCCTCCACTACGGAATAGGCCACACTCTCACAGTCGTTAGCTGCGTTGGTATTGTTGTGGTTCTCCAACATTTTTAAGGCTTCCCAATCCAACTCTGGAACGGCACTCAAGCGAGTACTGAAGAGCGAATTTGCTAAGTTCTATCGGGATAAACTGAACATCACATCTCTGGCATTGACCGACTTCATGCCTGGTCATTGCGGTGAGGTTCAGCTGTGAGGAGACGCTCCTGTACTTTGCGCACGGGAAACGATCATCGACGTCCTCGCCATTAAGATGGCAAAGACTAGTGGTTTAAAGCACCGCGTCGATCATCTATCGGAAGCAAGAGCTCCGGCGTCAGGAAACGGCAAATTCTGGAGGATGTTGTAAAGGAAGGCTATCAACTGGATGCAATGCAGTTACCCGTCCGATACGAACGAGCAAACCCACACGGCTTTTGGGTAACGCCGATGCTTCAGGCATGATTGCAGCACACATACCAAAACCTGGCGTACAACAGGGATGGCAGTTACCGGTATCTACCGGTGTCTGCTGCCGGTGCTCTGACGAGGCATTGTCGGCCTCATCCTGTAGATCAATTGAATGATCTCCATGATGATTGTCGGCATTCTCATCAGAGTGTGGATGTGAGGCGATGTCAAAAGACTGCGGAGTCTCAGCAGTGACGGTCTGCGGAAGCGCCAGCAAAGCCAGCACTTGAACCAACACCAACACCTTGAGGCTCATTATTCTCATATGACCATCACCTGTTTTCGACACAAAGCGTTTCGTCATTTTTACTATAGACTAGAAAACACTGGGTCAAATTGATCAACGTCAACAATTGAGCAGCCCCTCCAGCAACGGGAAGGTTTGCGTCTCAAACACATCCTTCTACTGATTTTCTGGGGCGGCCGACAAACGTTTTGATCTACTCACCGTATAATCGCAATCGCAGTCAAGATACCCATGCACTGGACAAGTCCGGCAGGTCTCATCGAACCTCTCCTTCAGCGCTTGCCGCGCACGATGCAGACGAACCCGAATATTTCCTTCAGTAGTCTTGAGATCCTTGGCAATATTTTCGCGAGTTTCGCCAACAAGATCCGCGCGCCATATAACTTCCGCATATTCCCGCTTCAGCGTGGGAAGGAGTTTGTAGAGGCAATTGCAAATTATGAGATCGAGCTCTTGACTTCCCTCTATATCTCCGCCCAATGCCTCAAGATACTGGTATTCGGTCTCAGACCGACGCCGTTTTCCCTGAGCGCGGTAATAGTCAATCAGGGTAGTCTCCAAAACGCGGCGCATCCATGGTCGTAGCTTCTCGGAGTCTCGGACATCATCGATCCGGGACAGAACCTTGACATAAAAGTCCTGCAGAACATCCCTCGCTTCTTCTCTGTTGCCGAGTCGGCGCGTCAAAAATCGAAGGAAATCCTGTTGGATTTCCGCCAGAACAATGTGAACTGCATCGCGCTGCGTTCCACCTTCGCTATCTTCTGACATATTTCTCCACTTTTCGGCGTCGCAACTAGGCCCAGCCCTTATCGCTGCTTTCCTCTTTTGCCGTCAACTCGAATTCCTTATCGGAAAACTGTAACGCACCGACTCGACCAGCGTCTCTTAGGTACACGCGTCTCGCGATAAACTGCGGCGCCCCACCAAGCGAAATATACTAGCTGCGAAAGAAAACACTATGTGGATCAAGGCACTATCCTGTTTTTTATCAAAGTTTGTTCATCATGGTTCCTTAAACGTCTCATTTCCAGATGGAAAAGAAAGGCGGTATGGCGAACCGTCTGCTGAGCCAATCAACATACATCTGAGCGAGCCCTCGCTGCCTCGTCGAATTCTCCTTAATCCTGAGTTGGCACTTGGTGAAGCCTACATGGATGGCTCTCTGACGATTGAGAATGACGATTTGTATGGCTTTCTTGAGTTGCTCATTATGAATCAAAGACACCAACCAAATCTTCTACACTACCGTTGGTTGGCGATCTTCCGTGTCGCGATAAGGTGGTTTACCCAACTCAATCGCATCCAAAAGTCACGAAAGAATGTCGCTCACCACTACGATCTTTCCGGTGAACTCTACGATCTCTTTCTTGATGCTGATCGTCAGTATTCCTGCGGATATTATGAGAGTTTGACAGATACCCTTGAGACTGCTCAGGAGAACAAAAAATCACTCATTGCTAAAAAACTACTACTGTCGCCCGAGCACAAAGTTCTGGACATCGGAAGTGGCTGGGGAGGATTAAGCCTCTTTCTCGCGCGATCATTTGGCGCCAAAGTAACCGGCGTTACACTGTCGCAAGAGCAATTCAATATCTCCCGCGCACGCGCTGCAAATCAGCATTTGGAAGCTGATGTTCAGTTCCTCCTGCAAGATTATCGAGACGTCACCGGCCAGTTTGATCGGATTGCTTCTGTGGGGATGTTCGAGCATGTGGGCGTGCCACACCATCAGGAATACTTTGAAACGCTATCTTCCCTGCTAAAACCTGACGGCGTGGCGCTTGTACACACGATCGGCCGAACAGACGGGTCTGGTGCAACCAATCCCTGGATTGCTAAGCACATTTTCCCAGGGGGCTACAGTCCCGCGCTATCTGAAATGATGCTGGCCATCGAGAAATCTGGACTGTGCGTTACAGACATTGAGGTCTGGCGGCTGCACTATGCGAAGACACTTCGTGATTGGCGGTCGCGGTTTGAAGTAAATTTGGATCGTGCCAGTCAGCTCTACGATGATCGGTTTTGCCGCATGTGGCGCTTCTACTTAGTCACCAGCGAATTAGCATTCCAGCTCAATGATCACGTCGTTTTCCAGGTGCAATTGGCAAAAAAACAAGATTCTGTGCCCCTCACGAGGGAATACCTGGCTGACAAAGTTTCAGCAACGATGGCCCACGATATGGAAACCATACCTGACGCCTGACAAAAGGACTTCTGTCAAAGTCCGTTGGTTGCAAGGTCCTTGTTATTCACAACTGTAACAACTCTCCCTCCAGAGCGTCTCTAGTATCAACAGGACGCTCATATGTCAGGAGCTTGATGACCAACCATTTTCGATCAGCCGATAGCTCCATATTCCCCGACACATAGAGGAGGACATCAGATGAATACCCCCAAGCTTCGCCACCAGAACAACTTGAGCGTCACGCTCTACCTTCCAATTTTCAGAGAGAGGCTGAAGAAACTCAAAGCGAGGGGGAAGTCGAATTCTGACGAGGCTGTCCAACTGAGACGATCTCTTGAGATTGCTGACAGATGTACGAACGATCGAGAGATCGAGCAGGAAAGGCCTTTCGTTGGTTTGGTTGCTGACTAGAAGAGCTGGCATGCCAAAGATTGAATTTAGCAGCTCGTTGTCGCGAAGGTAACTCATTCATTACGGATACACTCAGGAGACGTGAGGTCTATTTCCATTTGTCCAACGCGTCCGGCCATTTGACGACAGCAGCAGGAGTTCTCCGCAATATCATTGTGAAGAATGTTTGAGTCTTGCTTTACCCGCTTTCCAGCGCCTGGAGGAAGAACCATGAGCACCAAATCCGGCAAGACTTCGGACACTGCAATACCTGGATACAAGGAAACTCTGCGTACGCTTCAGGTTGAGCTCGTGAAACTGCAACGGCATTTAATCAAGAATGATCTACAGATCGTCATTCTCCTCGAAGGGCGCGACACTGCGGGAAAAGATGGCGTTATTAAGAGGATCACTCAGCATCTG is a window from the Rhodobiaceae bacterium genome containing:
- the cfa gene encoding cyclopropane-fatty-acyl-phospholipid synthase; translated protein: MWIKALSCFLSKFVHHGSLNVSFPDGKERRYGEPSAEPINIHLSEPSLPRRILLNPELALGEAYMDGSLTIENDDLYGFLELLIMNQRHQPNLLHYRWLAIFRVAIRWFTQLNRIQKSRKNVAHHYDLSGELYDLFLDADRQYSCGYYESLTDTLETAQENKKSLIAKKLLLSPEHKVLDIGSGWGGLSLFLARSFGAKVTGVTLSQEQFNISRARAANQHLEADVQFLLQDYRDVTGQFDRIASVGMFEHVGVPHHQEYFETLSSLLKPDGVALVHTIGRTDGSGATNPWIAKHIFPGGYSPALSEMMLAIEKSGLCVTDIEVWRLHYAKTLRDWRSRFEVNLDRASQLYDDRFCRMWRFYLVTSELAFQLNDHVVFQVQLAKKQDSVPLTREYLADKVSATMAHDMETIPDA
- the sigR gene encoding ECF RNA polymerase sigma factor SigR, yielding MSEDSEGGTQRDAVHIVLAEIQQDFLRFLTRRLGNREEARDVLQDFYVKVLSRIDDVRDSEKLRPWMRRVLETTLIDYYRAQGKRRRSETEYQYLEALGGDIEGSQELDLIICNCLYKLLPTLKREYAEVIWRADLVGETRENIAKDLKTTEGNIRVRLHRARQALKERFDETCRTCPVHGYLDCDCDYTVSRSKRLSAAPENQ
- the sigE gene encoding ECF RNA polymerase sigma factor SigE, which gives rise to MLENHNNTNAANDCESVAYSVVEDVKAGRPLDPSVSKALELHRDEFLRYLQTNIGNRDDAEDVLQDFCVRVLLKSAQIRDPRAPVGWLRIVLKSVLADYFRQKNRERSVLLDFAAEQEIEKVSPSPAYVPMKKRRGMEYACFQSQFSELKPEYAQAVFWVDLRGEPQTEVASKLGISDGNLRIRLYRGRMALKQMLKHTCAVCERSDCDVEQVSNTHSWEIDAEPAV